One part of the Arabidopsis thaliana chromosome 1 sequence genome encodes these proteins:
- a CDS encoding Protein kinase superfamily protein (Protein kinase superfamily protein; FUNCTIONS IN: kinase activity; INVOLVED IN: protein amino acid phosphorylation; LOCATED IN: plasma membrane; EXPRESSED IN: 20 plant structures; EXPRESSED DURING: 13 growth stages; CONTAINS InterPro DOMAIN/s: Protein kinase, ATP binding site (InterPro:IPR017441), Serine/threonine-protein kinase domain (InterPro:IPR002290), Serine/threonine-protein kinase-like domain (InterPro:IPR017442), Serine/threonine-protein kinase, active site (InterPro:IPR008271), Protein kinase-like domain (InterPro:IPR011009), Protein kinase, catalytic domain (InterPro:IPR000719), Tyrosine-protein kinase, catalytic domain (InterPro:IPR020635); BEST Arabidopsis thaliana protein match is: Protein kinase superfamily protein (TAIR:AT3G19300.1); Has 30201 Blast hits to 17322 proteins in 780 species: Archae - 12; Bacteria - 1396; Metazoa - 17338; Fungi - 3422; Plants - 5037; Viruses - 0; Other Eukaryotes - 2996 (source: NCBI BLink).) translates to MSYSHRDLPLNSFFIISFSLLSFSLWLLLAMVVNSQAFLLALIALLATQLPSLMAADCPLDFSGSNFTLVATVCSNITNRGKCCRYMNAFVAVSVARYANLSTNLGVTSDLSETCIASISRAMEGYGVSRNATSFCGLGTKILVKYDCDGRTTVTQMHQSPGFGHVSRNCRLPFSPGHQCRKCLNSGITYLRNLIGAETNNITLCTCRDATYATLASRIDDTSALELLSCFFQVTELNIPSESFSPVASPEPSPSTVGGISPSNSDSQMTTSRSTNPYHLTMVPTIGIVVTAVALTMLVVLVILIRRKNRELDESESLDRKSTKSVPSSLPVFKIHEDDSSSAFRKFSYKEMTNATNDFNTVIGQGGFGTVYKAEFNDGLIAAVKKMNKVSEQAEQDFCREIGLLAKLHHRNLVALKGFCINKKERFLVYDYMKNGSLKDHLHAIGKPPPSWGTRMKIAIDVANALEYLHFYCDPPLCHRDIKSSNILLDENFVAKLSDFGLAHSSRDGSVCFEPVNTDIRGTPGYVDPEYVVTQELTEKSDVYSYGVVLLELITGRRAVDEGRNLVEMSQRFLLAKSKHLELVDPRIKDSINDAGGKQLDAVVTVVRLCTEKEGRSRPSIKQVLRLLCESCDPVHSAFAKAVEEEIGWDSRKRSNLRIQRGDSRIFGPSSSTTSRSHYSRSLPHSPINGFSF, encoded by the exons ATGTCATATTCACACAGGGACCTTCCGTTAAACTCCTTTTTTATAATCTcgttctctcttctctctttctctctctggtTGCTCTTGGCCATGGTTGTGAATAGTCAAGCTTTCTTGTTGGCATTAATTGCATTACTTGCTACCCAATTGCCTTCACTAATGGCTGCAG ATTGTCCATTAGATTTCAGTGGATCAAATTTCACTCTAGTAGCTACTGTGTGCTCCAACATAACCAACAGAGGCAAATGTTGCCGCTACATGAACGCTTTTGTTGCGGTGTCCGTGGCTCGTTACGCGAACTTGTCAACTAATCTTGGAGTCACATCAGATTTATCTGAAACCTGCATTGCTTCCATCTCTAGAGCCATGGAGGGCTACGGAGTCTCGAGAAACGCCACTAGTTTCTGCGGTTTGGGAACCAAGATCCTTGTTAAGTATGACTGTGACGGTCGAACCACTGTTACACAAATGCATCAGTCTCCGGGATTTGGACATGTTTCAAGAAACTGCAGACTCCCATTTTCGCCGGGACACCAATGCAGAAAGTGTTTGAACTCTGGCATCACTTACCTTCGTAATCTCATAGGTGCAGAGACTAATAACATTACTCTGTGTACTTGTCGTGATGCGACTTATGCTACATTAGCAAGCCGAATAGACGATACATCAGCTCTTGAACTCCTTAGTTGTTTCTTTCAAGTGACAGAGCTTAACATTCCTTCAG AGTCATTTTCACCAGTGGCAAGTCCAGAACCTTCTCCAAGCACGGTTGGTGGTATTAGCCCAAGCAACAGTGATTCTCAAATGACTACAAGTAGAAGCACCAATCCATATCACTTAACAATGGTTCCAACCATTGGGATTGTTGTTACAGCTGTTGCTCTTACGATGCTTGTAGTCTTGGTAATTCTTATCCGTAGAAAGAACCGGGAACTGGATGAATCTGAGAGCTTGGATAGAAAGTCAACAAAATCAGTTCCTTCTTCCCTTCCTGTATTCAAGATTCATGAAG ATGATTCTTCCTCAGCTTTCAGAAAGTTCAGCTACAAGGAAATGACAAATGCAACAAATGATTTCAACACGGTTATCGGTCAGGGAGGTTTTGGTACTGTTTACAAAGCCGAGTTCAACGATGGTCTGATTGCAGCGGTAAAAAAGATGAACAAAGTCTCTGAACAAGCTGAACAAGATTTTTGTAGAGAGATAGGGCTTTTAGCTAAGCTGCATCACCGTAACCTCGTTGCTTTGAAAGGCTTTTGCAtcaacaagaaagaaag GTTCTTGGTCTACGACTATATGAAAAATGGCAGCTTAAAAGATCACTTACATG CCATTGGAAAGCCTCCACCTAGTTGGGGAACAAGAATGAAAATTGCAATTGATGTGGCAAATGCTTTG GAATATCTTCATTTCTACTGTGATCCTCCTCTCTGTCATAGAGATATTAAATCAAGCAATATATTACTCGATGAGAACTTCGTCGCTAAG CTTTCAGATTTTGGCCTTGCACATTCGTCTAGAGATGGCTCTGTTTGCTTTGAGCCTGTGAATACCGATATCCGTGGAACTCCAG GTTATGTAGATCCGGAATATGTAGTAACGCAAGAGTTGACAGAGAAGAGTGATGTGTACAGCTACGGAGTTGTGTTGCTGGAGCTCATAACCGGGAGAAGAGCAGTTGATGAAGGTAGGAACCTTGTGGAAATGTCTCAGCGGTTTTTGTTGGCGAAATCAAAACACCTCGAGTTGGTAGACCCGAGAATCAAAGACTCTATTAATGATGCTGGAGGAAAACAACTTGATGCAGTTGTGACGGTTGTGAGATTGTGTACCGAGAAAGAAGGCCGGTCTAGGCCATCAATTAAGCAAGTCTTGAGGCTGTTGTGTGAAAGCTGTGATCCGGTGCATAGCGCATTTGCTAAAGCggttgaagaagagatagGCTGGGATAGTAGGAAGAGAAGCAATTTGAGAATTCAAAGAGGTGATTCCCGGATCTTTGGTCCATCGTCTAGTACTACTTCCAGGTCACATTACAGCCGGAGTTTACCTCACTCTCCAATTAACGGATTTTCTTTCTGA
- a CDS encoding Protein kinase superfamily protein yields the protein MSYSHRDLPLNSFFIISFSLLSFSLWLLLAMVVNSQAFLLALIALLATQLPSLMAADCPLDFSGSNFTLVATVCSNITNRGKCCRYMNAFVAVSVARYANLSTNLGVTSDLSETCIASISRAMEGYGVSRNATSFCGLGTKILVKYDCDGRTTVTQMHQSPGFGHVSRNCRLPFSPGHQCRKCLNSGITYLRNLIGAETNNITLCTCRDATYATLASRIDDTSALELLSCFFQVTELNIPSESFSPVASPEPSPSTVGGISPSNSDSQMTTSRSTNPYHLTMVPTIGIVVTAVALTMLVVLVILIRRKNRELDESESLDRKSTKSVPSSLPVFKIHEDDSSSAFRKFSYKEMTNATNDFNTVIGQGGFGTVYKAEFNDGLIAAVKKMNKVSEQAEQDFCREIGLLAKLHHRNLVALKGFCINKKERFLVYDYMKNGSLKDHLHAIGKPPPSWGTRMKIAIDVANALFLVLGCTLFSPPGISSFLL from the exons ATGTCATATTCACACAGGGACCTTCCGTTAAACTCCTTTTTTATAATCTcgttctctcttctctctttctctctctggtTGCTCTTGGCCATGGTTGTGAATAGTCAAGCTTTCTTGTTGGCATTAATTGCATTACTTGCTACCCAATTGCCTTCACTAATGGCTGCAG ATTGTCCATTAGATTTCAGTGGATCAAATTTCACTCTAGTAGCTACTGTGTGCTCCAACATAACCAACAGAGGCAAATGTTGCCGCTACATGAACGCTTTTGTTGCGGTGTCCGTGGCTCGTTACGCGAACTTGTCAACTAATCTTGGAGTCACATCAGATTTATCTGAAACCTGCATTGCTTCCATCTCTAGAGCCATGGAGGGCTACGGAGTCTCGAGAAACGCCACTAGTTTCTGCGGTTTGGGAACCAAGATCCTTGTTAAGTATGACTGTGACGGTCGAACCACTGTTACACAAATGCATCAGTCTCCGGGATTTGGACATGTTTCAAGAAACTGCAGACTCCCATTTTCGCCGGGACACCAATGCAGAAAGTGTTTGAACTCTGGCATCACTTACCTTCGTAATCTCATAGGTGCAGAGACTAATAACATTACTCTGTGTACTTGTCGTGATGCGACTTATGCTACATTAGCAAGCCGAATAGACGATACATCAGCTCTTGAACTCCTTAGTTGTTTCTTTCAAGTGACAGAGCTTAACATTCCTTCAG AGTCATTTTCACCAGTGGCAAGTCCAGAACCTTCTCCAAGCACGGTTGGTGGTATTAGCCCAAGCAACAGTGATTCTCAAATGACTACAAGTAGAAGCACCAATCCATATCACTTAACAATGGTTCCAACCATTGGGATTGTTGTTACAGCTGTTGCTCTTACGATGCTTGTAGTCTTGGTAATTCTTATCCGTAGAAAGAACCGGGAACTGGATGAATCTGAGAGCTTGGATAGAAAGTCAACAAAATCAGTTCCTTCTTCCCTTCCTGTATTCAAGATTCATGAAG ATGATTCTTCCTCAGCTTTCAGAAAGTTCAGCTACAAGGAAATGACAAATGCAACAAATGATTTCAACACGGTTATCGGTCAGGGAGGTTTTGGTACTGTTTACAAAGCCGAGTTCAACGATGGTCTGATTGCAGCGGTAAAAAAGATGAACAAAGTCTCTGAACAAGCTGAACAAGATTTTTGTAGAGAGATAGGGCTTTTAGCTAAGCTGCATCACCGTAACCTCGTTGCTTTGAAAGGCTTTTGCAtcaacaagaaagaaag GTTCTTGGTCTACGACTATATGAAAAATGGCAGCTTAAAAGATCACTTACATG CCATTGGAAAGCCTCCACCTAGTTGGGGAACAAGAATGAAAATTGCAATTGATGTGGCAAATGCTTTG TTTTTGGTTCTTGGCTGCACGTTGTTCTCTCCTCCAGGAATATCTTCATTTCTACTGTGA
- the ABF1 gene encoding abscisic acid responsive element-binding factor 1 (abscisic acid responsive element-binding factor 1 (ABF1); CONTAINS InterPro DOMAIN/s: Basic-leucine zipper (bZIP) transcription factor (InterPro:IPR004827), bZIP transcription factor, bZIP-1 (InterPro:IPR011616); BEST Arabidopsis thaliana protein match is: ABRE binding factor 4 (TAIR:AT3G19290.1).), which produces MGTHIDINNLGGDTSRGNESKPLARQSSLYSLTFDELQSTLGEPGKDFGSMNMDELLKNIWTAEDTQAFMTTTSSVAAPGPSGFVPGGNGLQRQGSLTLPRTLSQKTVDEVWKYLNSKEGSNGNTGTDALERQQTLGEMTLEDFLLRAGVVKEDNTQQNENSSSGFYANNGAAGLEFGFGQPNQNSISFNGNNSSMIMNQAPGLGLKVGGTMQQQQQPHQQQLQQPHQRLPPTIFPKQANVTFAAPVNMVNRGLFETSADGPANSNMGGAGGTVTATSPGTSSAENNTWSSPVPYVFGRGRRSNTGLEKVVERRQKRMIKNRESAARSRARKQAYTLELEAEIESLKLVNQDLQKKQAEIMKTHNSEVITFFLYLSKGIFEAASIAGQKTMLEKNPYRSVVRR; this is translated from the exons ATGGGTACTCACATTGATATCAACAACTTAGGCGGCGATACTTCTAGAGGGAATGAGTCAAAGCCATTGGCGAGGCAGTCTTCGTTATATTCCTTAACGTTTGATGAGCTTCAGAGCACATTAGGTGAGCCGGGGAAAGATTTTGGGTCTATGAATATGGATGAGTTACTCAAGAACATATGGACTGCTGAGGATACTCAAGCCTTTATGACTACTACATCTTCGGTTGCAGCCCCGGGACCTAGTGGTTTTGTTCCGGGAGGAAATGGTTTACAGAGGCAAGGCTCCTTGACCTTGCCTAGAACGCTTAGTCAGAAGACTGTCGATGAAGTCTGGAAATACCTGAATTCGAAAGAAGGTAGTAATGGGAATACTGGAACGGATGCGCTTGAGAGGCAACAGACTTTAGGGGAAATGACTCTGGAAGATTTCTTACTCCGTGCTGGCGTTGTTAAAGAAGATAATACTCAGCAGAACGAAAACAGTAGTAGCGGGTTTTATGCTAACAACGGTGCTGCTGGTTTGGAGTTTGGATTTGGTCAGCCGAATCAAAACAGCATATCGTTCAACGGGAACAATAGTTCTATGATCATGAATCAAGCACCTGGTTTAGGCCTCAAAGTTGGTGGAACcatgcagcagcagcagcagccaCATCAGCAGCAGTTGCAGCAGCCACATCAGAGACTGCCTCCAACTATCTTTCCAAAACAAGCGAATGTAACATTTGCGGCGCCTGTAAATATGGTCAACAGGGGTTTATTTGAGACTAGCGCAGATGGTCCAGCCAACAGTAATATGGGAGGAGCAGGGGGTACTGTTACAGCTACTTCTCCTGGGACGAGCAGTGCAGAAAACAATACTTGGTCATCACCAGTTCCTTACGTGTTTGGTcggggaagaagaagcaatacGGGCCTGGAGAAGGTTGTTGAGAGAAGGCAAAAGAGAATGATCAAGAATCGGGAATCCGCTGCTAGATCAAGGGCTCGAAAACAG GCTTATACCTTGGAACTGGAAGCTGAGATTGAAAGTCTCAAGCTAGTGAATCAAgatttgcagaagaaacag GCTGAAATAATGAAAACCCATAATAGTGAGGTAATAACGTTTTTCCTCTACTTAT CTAAAGGAATTTTCGAAGCAGCCTCCATTGCTGGCCAAAAGACAATGCTTGAGAAGAACCCTTACCGGTCCGTGGTAAGAAGGTGA
- the ABF1 gene encoding abscisic acid responsive element-binding factor 1 (abscisic acid responsive element-binding factor 1 (ABF1); FUNCTIONS IN: protein binding, DNA binding, transcription activator activity, sequence-specific DNA binding transcription factor activity; INVOLVED IN: abscisic acid mediated signaling pathway, regulation of transcription, DNA-dependent, response to stress; LOCATED IN: nucleus; EXPRESSED IN: 23 plant structures; EXPRESSED DURING: 12 growth stages; CONTAINS InterPro DOMAIN/s: Basic-leucine zipper (bZIP) transcription factor (InterPro:IPR004827), bZIP transcription factor, bZIP-1 (InterPro:IPR011616); BEST Arabidopsis thaliana protein match is: ABRE binding factor 4 (TAIR:AT3G19290.1); Has 1956 Blast hits to 1888 proteins in 151 species: Archae - 0; Bacteria - 0; Metazoa - 452; Fungi - 28; Plants - 1407; Viruses - 0; Other Eukaryotes - 69 (source: NCBI BLink).): protein MGTHIDINNLGGDTSRGNESKPLARQSSLYSLTFDELQSTLGEPGKDFGSMNMDELLKNIWTAEDTQAFMTTTSSVAAPGPSGFVPGGNGLQRQGSLTLPRTLSQKTVDEVWKYLNSKEGSNGNTGTDALERQQTLGEMTLEDFLLRAGVVKEDNTQQNENSSSGFYANNGAAGLEFGFGQPNQNSISFNGNNSSMIMNQAPGLGLKVGGTMQQQQQPHQQQLQQPHQRLPPTIFPKQANVTFAAPVNMVNRGLFETSADGPANSNMGGAGGTVTATSPGTSSAENNTWSSPVPYVFGRGRRSNTGLEKVVERRQKRMIKNRESAARSRARKQAYTLELEAEIESLKLVNQDLQKKQAEIMKTHNSELKEFSKQPPLLAKRQCLRRTLTGPW, encoded by the exons ATGGGTACTCACATTGATATCAACAACTTAGGCGGCGATACTTCTAGAGGGAATGAGTCAAAGCCATTGGCGAGGCAGTCTTCGTTATATTCCTTAACGTTTGATGAGCTTCAGAGCACATTAGGTGAGCCGGGGAAAGATTTTGGGTCTATGAATATGGATGAGTTACTCAAGAACATATGGACTGCTGAGGATACTCAAGCCTTTATGACTACTACATCTTCGGTTGCAGCCCCGGGACCTAGTGGTTTTGTTCCGGGAGGAAATGGTTTACAGAGGCAAGGCTCCTTGACCTTGCCTAGAACGCTTAGTCAGAAGACTGTCGATGAAGTCTGGAAATACCTGAATTCGAAAGAAGGTAGTAATGGGAATACTGGAACGGATGCGCTTGAGAGGCAACAGACTTTAGGGGAAATGACTCTGGAAGATTTCTTACTCCGTGCTGGCGTTGTTAAAGAAGATAATACTCAGCAGAACGAAAACAGTAGTAGCGGGTTTTATGCTAACAACGGTGCTGCTGGTTTGGAGTTTGGATTTGGTCAGCCGAATCAAAACAGCATATCGTTCAACGGGAACAATAGTTCTATGATCATGAATCAAGCACCTGGTTTAGGCCTCAAAGTTGGTGGAACcatgcagcagcagcagcagccaCATCAGCAGCAGTTGCAGCAGCCACATCAGAGACTGCCTCCAACTATCTTTCCAAAACAAGCGAATGTAACATTTGCGGCGCCTGTAAATATGGTCAACAGGGGTTTATTTGAGACTAGCGCAGATGGTCCAGCCAACAGTAATATGGGAGGAGCAGGGGGTACTGTTACAGCTACTTCTCCTGGGACGAGCAGTGCAGAAAACAATACTTGGTCATCACCAGTTCCTTACGTGTTTGGTcggggaagaagaagcaatacGGGCCTGGAGAAGGTTGTTGAGAGAAGGCAAAAGAGAATGATCAAGAATCGGGAATCCGCTGCTAGATCAAGGGCTCGAAAACAG GCTTATACCTTGGAACTGGAAGCTGAGATTGAAAGTCTCAAGCTAGTGAATCAAgatttgcagaagaaacag GCTGAAATAATGAAAACCCATAATAGTGAG CTAAAGGAATTTTCGAAGCAGCCTCCATTGCTGGCCAAAAGACAATGCTTGAGAAGAACCCTTACCGGTCCGTGGTAA
- a CDS encoding Defensin-like (DEFL) family protein (Defensin-like (DEFL) family protein; LOCATED IN: endomembrane system; BEST Arabidopsis thaliana protein match is: low-molecular-weight cysteine-rich 65 (TAIR:AT1G73607.1); Has 35333 Blast hits to 34131 proteins in 2444 species: Archae - 798; Bacteria - 22429; Metazoa - 974; Fungi - 991; Plants - 531; Viruses - 0; Other Eukaryotes - 9610 (source: NCBI BLink).), translated as MAKATSSLVVPIIFLVIFALVEQNTGCFDYDVYQPCDHCRERCLKYYPVTRKAICRKNHCVCIGPCPNDKAIPNVKLFKNVKEQILS; from the exons atggccaAGGCAACTTCTTCACTTGTCGTCCCCATCATCTTTCTTGTGATATTTGCTTTAG tTGAGCAGAATACGGGATGTTTCGATTATGATGTTTACCAACCGTGCGATCATTGTCGAGAAAGATGCCTCAAATATTATCCAGTTACAAGAAAAGCCATTTGTCGGAAAAATCATTGTGTTTGCATTGGCCCTTGTCCGAATGATAAAGCGATTCCAAATGTTAAACTcttcaaaaatgtaaaagaacaaATCCTAAGTTGA
- a CDS encoding Protein kinase superfamily protein (Protein kinase superfamily protein; FUNCTIONS IN: kinase activity; INVOLVED IN: protein amino acid phosphorylation; LOCATED IN: plasma membrane; EXPRESSED IN: 20 plant structures; EXPRESSED DURING: 13 growth stages; CONTAINS InterPro DOMAIN/s: Protein kinase, ATP binding site (InterPro:IPR017441), Protein kinase, catalytic domain (InterPro:IPR000719), Serine/threonine-protein kinase-like domain (InterPro:IPR017442), Protein kinase-like domain (InterPro:IPR011009), Serine/threonine-protein kinase, active site (InterPro:IPR008271); BEST Arabidopsis thaliana protein match is: Protein kinase superfamily protein (TAIR:AT3G19300.1); Has 35333 Blast hits to 34131 proteins in 2444 species: Archae - 798; Bacteria - 22429; Metazoa - 974; Fungi - 991; Plants - 531; Viruses - 0; Other Eukaryotes - 9610 (source: NCBI BLink).), with amino-acid sequence MVVNSQAFLLALIALLATQLPSLMAADCPLDFSGSNFTLVATVCSNITNRGKCCRYMNAFVAVSVARYANLSTNLGVTSDLSETCIASISRAMEGYGVSRNATSFCGLGTKILVKYDCDGRTTVTQMHQSPGFGHVSRNCRLPFSPGHQCRKCLNSGITYLRNLIGAETNNITLCTCRDATYATLASRIDDTSALELLSCFFQVTELNIPSESFSPVASPEPSPSTVGGISPSNSDSQMTTSRSTNPYHLTMVPTIGIVVTAVALTMLVVLVILIRRKNRELDESESLDRKSTKSVPSSLPVFKIHEDDSSSAFRKFSYKEMTNATNDFNTVIGQGGFGTVYKAEFNDGLIAAVKKMNKVSEQAEQDFCREIGLLAKLHHRNLVALKGFCINKKERFLVYDYMKNGSLKDHLHAIGKPPPSWGTRMKIAIDVANALEYLHFYCDPPLCHRDIKSSNILLDENFVAKLSDFGLAHSSRDGSVCFEPVNTDIRGTPGYVDPEYVVTQELTEKSDVYSYGVVLLELITGRRAVDEVVTVVRLCTEKEGRSRPSIKQVLRLLCESCDPVHSAFAKAVEEEIGWDSRKRSNLRIQRGDSRIFGPSSSTTSRSHYSRSLPHSPINGFSF; translated from the exons ATGGTTGTGAATAGTCAAGCTTTCTTGTTGGCATTAATTGCATTACTTGCTACCCAATTGCCTTCACTAATGGCTGCAG ATTGTCCATTAGATTTCAGTGGATCAAATTTCACTCTAGTAGCTACTGTGTGCTCCAACATAACCAACAGAGGCAAATGTTGCCGCTACATGAACGCTTTTGTTGCGGTGTCCGTGGCTCGTTACGCGAACTTGTCAACTAATCTTGGAGTCACATCAGATTTATCTGAAACCTGCATTGCTTCCATCTCTAGAGCCATGGAGGGCTACGGAGTCTCGAGAAACGCCACTAGTTTCTGCGGTTTGGGAACCAAGATCCTTGTTAAGTATGACTGTGACGGTCGAACCACTGTTACACAAATGCATCAGTCTCCGGGATTTGGACATGTTTCAAGAAACTGCAGACTCCCATTTTCGCCGGGACACCAATGCAGAAAGTGTTTGAACTCTGGCATCACTTACCTTCGTAATCTCATAGGTGCAGAGACTAATAACATTACTCTGTGTACTTGTCGTGATGCGACTTATGCTACATTAGCAAGCCGAATAGACGATACATCAGCTCTTGAACTCCTTAGTTGTTTCTTTCAAGTGACAGAGCTTAACATTCCTTCAG AGTCATTTTCACCAGTGGCAAGTCCAGAACCTTCTCCAAGCACGGTTGGTGGTATTAGCCCAAGCAACAGTGATTCTCAAATGACTACAAGTAGAAGCACCAATCCATATCACTTAACAATGGTTCCAACCATTGGGATTGTTGTTACAGCTGTTGCTCTTACGATGCTTGTAGTCTTGGTAATTCTTATCCGTAGAAAGAACCGGGAACTGGATGAATCTGAGAGCTTGGATAGAAAGTCAACAAAATCAGTTCCTTCTTCCCTTCCTGTATTCAAGATTCATGAAG ATGATTCTTCCTCAGCTTTCAGAAAGTTCAGCTACAAGGAAATGACAAATGCAACAAATGATTTCAACACGGTTATCGGTCAGGGAGGTTTTGGTACTGTTTACAAAGCCGAGTTCAACGATGGTCTGATTGCAGCGGTAAAAAAGATGAACAAAGTCTCTGAACAAGCTGAACAAGATTTTTGTAGAGAGATAGGGCTTTTAGCTAAGCTGCATCACCGTAACCTCGTTGCTTTGAAAGGCTTTTGCAtcaacaagaaagaaag GTTCTTGGTCTACGACTATATGAAAAATGGCAGCTTAAAAGATCACTTACATG CCATTGGAAAGCCTCCACCTAGTTGGGGAACAAGAATGAAAATTGCAATTGATGTGGCAAATGCTTTG GAATATCTTCATTTCTACTGTGATCCTCCTCTCTGTCATAGAGATATTAAATCAAGCAATATATTACTCGATGAGAACTTCGTCGCTAAG CTTTCAGATTTTGGCCTTGCACATTCGTCTAGAGATGGCTCTGTTTGCTTTGAGCCTGTGAATACCGATATCCGTGGAACTCCAG GTTATGTAGATCCGGAATATGTAGTAACGCAAGAGTTGACAGAGAAGAGTGATGTGTACAGCTACGGAGTTGTGTTGCTGGAGCTCATAACCGGGAGAAGAGCAGTTGATGAAG TTGTGACGGTTGTGAGATTGTGTACCGAGAAAGAAGGCCGGTCTAGGCCATCAATTAAGCAAGTCTTGAGGCTGTTGTGTGAAAGCTGTGATCCGGTGCATAGCGCATTTGCTAAAGCggttgaagaagagatagGCTGGGATAGTAGGAAGAGAAGCAATTTGAGAATTCAAAGAGGTGATTCCCGGATCTTTGGTCCATCGTCTAGTACTACTTCCAGGTCACATTACAGCCGGAGTTTACCTCACTCTCCAATTAACGGATTTTCTTTCTGA